Proteins encoded in a region of the Streptomyces sp. NBC_00513 genome:
- a CDS encoding argininosuccinate synthase-related protein — translation MRPRTPIRSFDDLRLHAPDLSSPVVTLFSGGLDSTYLLLRLVRAGVRDVHALSVDLGEDESSAHKQAMADQLGIRLHLVDARERFAEEYVRPAIAAHAVYLDTHPISSSLSRPLIAEIAVDTARELGAGTVLHTANRSQNTLRRLNGALDLLGFAGRHGSPYDLTPVDRGRKMHELKEAGLDQLNERLVSGDSNLWCREFESGILDDPEDHAVPEELYRWSVPRPGTGPEEIEIGFDRGRPVSVDGRALPLTELVETLNRRVGAHGIGRYSGLEHLAAGQKVLEVREMPAATLLLRSHRHLETATLPAETIREKMHQEQIWVREALEGRWFDGLRRASQAFVDVCSQSVTGTVRWRLGAGTAVTRAIVAEEPLYLRDREAWEHSSVAAERGSFGPAREPDLERAYRT, via the coding sequence GTGAGACCCCGGACCCCGATCCGCTCGTTCGACGACCTCCGCCTCCACGCGCCGGACCTGTCCTCCCCCGTGGTCACCCTCTTCAGTGGGGGCCTGGACAGCACCTACCTGCTGCTGCGGCTGGTGCGGGCGGGCGTGCGGGACGTCCACGCGCTCAGCGTCGACCTCGGCGAGGACGAGAGCAGCGCGCACAAGCAGGCGATGGCCGACCAACTCGGCATCCGGCTGCACCTGGTGGACGCCCGCGAGAGGTTCGCGGAGGAGTACGTCCGCCCCGCGATAGCCGCGCACGCGGTGTACCTCGACACCCACCCGATCAGTAGCTCCCTGAGCCGGCCGCTGATCGCCGAGATAGCCGTGGACACGGCGCGCGAACTCGGCGCCGGTACGGTGCTGCACACCGCGAACCGCTCGCAGAACACCCTGCGCCGGCTCAACGGGGCCCTGGACCTGCTCGGGTTCGCCGGGCGCCACGGCAGCCCGTACGATCTGACCCCCGTCGACCGGGGTCGCAAGATGCACGAGTTGAAGGAGGCCGGGCTCGACCAGTTGAACGAGCGACTGGTCAGCGGCGATTCCAACCTGTGGTGTCGGGAGTTCGAGTCGGGGATCCTCGACGACCCCGAGGACCACGCCGTGCCGGAGGAGCTGTACCGGTGGAGCGTTCCCCGGCCCGGTACGGGACCGGAGGAGATCGAGATCGGTTTCGACCGTGGCCGGCCCGTCTCGGTGGACGGTCGCGCCCTGCCGCTGACGGAGCTCGTCGAGACGCTCAACCGAAGGGTCGGCGCCCACGGAATCGGTCGCTACTCCGGGCTGGAACACCTGGCCGCGGGACAGAAGGTCCTGGAGGTGAGGGAGATGCCGGCGGCGACCCTGCTGCTGCGTTCCCACCGTCACCTGGAGACGGCGACGCTGCCCGCGGAGACCATCAGGGAGAAGATGCACCAGGAGCAGATCTGGGTGCGCGAGGCGCTGGAGGGCCGTTGGTTCGACGGTCTGCGGCGGGCGAGCCAGGCCTTCGTGGACGTCTGCTCGCAGAGCGTCACCGGCACGGTCCGTTGGCGGCTCGGGGCGGGGACGGCCGTGACGCGGGCCATCGTCGCCGAGGAGCCGCTCTACCTCCGGGACCGCGAGGCGTGGGAACACTCCTCCGTCGCCGCCGAGCGGGGTTCCTTCGGTCCGGCTCGCGAACCGGACCTCGAAAGGGCGTACCGCACGTGA
- a CDS encoding amino acid adenylation domain-containing protein — MNNIEDIYPLSPAQEGMLFHSTTSPEHGLYVELTTFRVSGDLDVEGLTAAWQAAAARHPVLRTAFVHERISAPRQVVLPTAEVPVDFRDLSHLDGAARDTEIAGELDRRRREPFDLTRPPLMRLLVLRLPDEHLLVWTYHHLLLDGWSAALLMAEVTATLGGADPGRPAPPPFRDHIAWLRDQDADRDREFWTGHLAGYREPATLTLPGTRPGARPSGDYRRVSTTLPAGTTDRLRALAASRSTTLGSVVEAAWAGTLARYSGKQDVVFGVTVSGRPAGLERAGEMIGMFINTVATRARIDPELPADAWLSRYAQARHPILEHQHTPLTDVQRWAGLQPGVALFDSVVVFENYPDESRAALSGGAVITDVRYETRTNYAVTLVVRTGEETHLQAIVDSARFDEGEAEALLAHVAAVLTRFADRPQTPVGELLAVPEPVRALQLDRWNGTDIDRTPPRAFLADLIGAAVRDRPDHPAVVAGSTTYDYRALDARATALALRLVDLGVRAGDRVAVCLGRGADLVTALLGVARAGAAFVPLDPSHPADRIAYVLKDAAPTLVLTDGTPLPGPDSWNGAVLDLSRETLAHGAGEDGTRPDPTALPDADPDGLAYLIYTSGSTGNPKGVAVGHRALANLVDSLAFRHPGLTAEDRFLALTTLTFDTSLAELLVPLAVGATVHVGHRSLGLSGTELDRYVERHGITALQATPSRYRALLDSGWQGVDRPRLYSCGEAFPPDLTAPLTERGSSVWNMYGPTETTVYSSVEEIRKDTVRVTVGRPLSNTVLRVLDPADGLLPIGCVGELCIGGDGVAEGYWNLPELTAERFVGDPFTGGRTRMFRTGDHARVLPDGRVEVLGRIDRQLKLRGYRIEPSEIEAVLLDLTEVAGAAVAVRDGRLVAWTVPADRSAVLEPSWLAGELRRRLPSYMIPETFVGLAELPMTPAGKTDLLALRAPLPAPEGTPDAPAPEVAGTAEARGREELIAKLFRDVLSLPEVGLDDDFFELGGDSLRAMRLASKLQAELGAELDIELFFDASTVRELTAALAEALPESG, encoded by the coding sequence ATGAACAACATCGAGGACATCTACCCGCTCTCGCCCGCCCAGGAGGGCATGCTCTTCCACAGCACGACCTCTCCGGAGCACGGCCTCTACGTGGAGCTCACCACCTTCCGCGTCAGCGGGGACCTCGACGTCGAAGGCCTCACGGCGGCCTGGCAGGCCGCCGCCGCCCGACATCCCGTCCTGCGCACCGCCTTCGTCCACGAGCGGATCAGCGCACCGCGCCAGGTGGTCCTGCCGACCGCCGAGGTGCCCGTCGACTTCCGTGACCTGTCGCACCTCGACGGGGCCGCGCGGGACACGGAGATCGCGGGCGAGCTGGACCGCAGGCGCCGCGAGCCCTTCGATCTGACCCGACCCCCGCTGATGCGGCTGCTCGTCCTGCGCCTCCCGGACGAGCACCTCCTCGTGTGGACCTACCACCACCTGCTGCTCGACGGTTGGTCGGCCGCCCTGCTGATGGCGGAGGTCACCGCGACGCTCGGCGGCGCGGACCCGGGTCGCCCGGCGCCGCCGCCGTTCCGCGACCACATCGCCTGGCTGCGCGACCAGGACGCCGACCGGGACCGGGAGTTCTGGACCGGGCACCTCGCCGGGTACCGGGAGCCGGCCACCCTCACGCTCCCCGGGACCCGGCCCGGGGCCCGCCCGTCCGGCGACTACCGCAGGGTCTCCACGACCCTGCCGGCCGGGACCACCGACCGGCTGCGGGCCCTCGCGGCGTCCCGTTCGACCACGCTCGGCAGTGTGGTGGAGGCCGCCTGGGCCGGGACCCTGGCCCGGTACAGCGGCAAGCAGGACGTGGTGTTCGGCGTCACCGTCTCCGGCCGCCCCGCCGGCCTGGAGCGGGCCGGCGAGATGATCGGCATGTTCATCAACACCGTCGCGACGCGCGCCCGGATCGATCCGGAACTGCCCGCGGACGCCTGGCTTTCGCGGTACGCGCAGGCCCGACACCCCATCCTGGAGCACCAGCACACCCCGCTGACCGACGTCCAGCGGTGGGCCGGACTCCAGCCGGGCGTCGCGCTCTTCGACTCCGTGGTCGTGTTCGAGAACTACCCGGACGAGTCACGGGCCGCGCTCTCCGGCGGCGCGGTCATCACCGACGTCCGCTACGAGACCCGCACGAACTACGCGGTGACCCTCGTCGTGCGGACCGGTGAGGAGACCCACCTTCAGGCGATCGTGGACTCGGCCCGCTTCGACGAGGGTGAGGCCGAGGCCCTCCTCGCCCACGTCGCGGCCGTCCTCACCCGGTTCGCCGACCGCCCGCAGACGCCCGTGGGCGAACTCCTCGCCGTCCCCGAGCCGGTCCGCGCACTCCAGCTCGACCGCTGGAACGGCACCGACATCGACCGGACCCCGCCGCGCGCGTTCCTGGCCGACCTGATCGGCGCGGCCGTCCGCGACCGCCCCGACCACCCGGCCGTGGTCGCCGGATCGACCACGTACGACTACCGTGCGCTGGACGCGCGGGCCACGGCGCTGGCCCTGCGGCTGGTCGACCTCGGGGTGCGCGCCGGCGACCGGGTGGCGGTCTGCCTCGGCCGCGGCGCCGACCTGGTCACCGCGCTGCTCGGCGTCGCGCGGGCGGGCGCCGCCTTCGTGCCGCTCGACCCCTCGCACCCGGCGGACCGGATCGCGTACGTACTGAAGGACGCGGCCCCCACGCTGGTGCTCACCGACGGCACGCCGCTGCCCGGGCCGGATTCCTGGAACGGCGCCGTGCTCGACCTGTCCCGGGAGACGCTCGCGCACGGCGCCGGCGAGGACGGCACCCGACCCGACCCGACGGCCCTGCCCGACGCGGACCCGGACGGACTCGCCTACCTCATCTACACCTCGGGCTCCACCGGCAACCCCAAGGGCGTCGCGGTCGGCCACCGGGCGCTCGCGAACCTCGTGGACAGTCTCGCGTTCCGGCACCCCGGTCTCACCGCCGAGGACCGTTTCCTGGCCCTCACCACGCTGACCTTCGACACCTCGCTGGCCGAGCTGCTCGTACCGCTGGCCGTCGGCGCGACCGTCCACGTCGGCCACCGCTCGCTGGGGCTGAGCGGCACCGAACTGGACCGGTACGTCGAGCGGCACGGCATCACGGCCCTCCAGGCGACCCCCTCCCGGTACCGTGCGCTGCTCGACTCCGGTTGGCAGGGCGTGGACCGGCCGCGGCTCTACAGCTGCGGCGAGGCGTTCCCGCCGGACCTGACGGCCCCGTTGACCGAGCGCGGGTCGAGCGTGTGGAACATGTACGGGCCCACCGAGACCACCGTCTACTCCAGCGTGGAGGAGATCCGCAAGGACACCGTGCGGGTCACCGTGGGGCGTCCCCTGTCCAACACCGTGCTGCGCGTGCTCGACCCGGCCGACGGGCTGCTGCCGATCGGCTGCGTGGGCGAGCTGTGCATCGGTGGCGACGGGGTCGCCGAGGGCTACTGGAACCTGCCCGAACTCACCGCGGAGCGCTTCGTCGGCGACCCGTTCACCGGGGGGCGGACCCGGATGTTCCGCACCGGCGACCACGCCCGGGTGCTGCCCGACGGGCGGGTGGAGGTCCTCGGCCGGATCGACCGGCAGCTGAAGCTGCGCGGGTACCGGATCGAGCCGAGCGAGATCGAGGCGGTGCTCCTGGACCTGACCGAGGTCGCGGGGGCCGCCGTGGCCGTGCGGGACGGCCGACTGGTCGCGTGGACCGTGCCGGCGGACCGCTCCGCCGTGCTCGAACCTTCCTGGTTGGCGGGTGAGTTGCGACGCCGGCTGCCGTCGTACATGATTCCGGAAACCTTCGTGGGGCTGGCCGAGCTGCCGATGACGCCGGCGGGCAAGACGGACCTCCTCGCGTTGCGGGCGCCGCTGCCCGCGCCGGAGGGGACGCCCGACGCCCCCGCGCCGGAGGTCGCCGGCACGGCGGAGGCACGGGGGCGGGAGGAGCTGATCGCGAAGCTGTTCCGGGACGTGCTCTCCCTGCCCGAGGTCGGGCTCGACGACGACTTCTTCGAACTCGGCGGCGACTCGCTGCGGGCGATGCGGCTGGCGTCCAAGCTCCAGGCCGAACTCGGCGCCGAGTTGGACATCGAGCTGTTCTTCGACGCCTCCACGGTCCGGGAACTGACGGCCGCCCTCGCCGAGGCCCTCCCCGAATCCGGCTGA
- a CDS encoding non-ribosomal peptide synthetase has protein sequence MATLLEPADDRLDTLLLRRWDDAPERIAVVDGDREITAGELRDRCLRVASLLRRRGARPGDRVAVYVERSAEFVTGVSGVVLAGAAQVAFDANDPVERTLDMLADCRPRLLITTEALRSRLPAGLDVEVVTVEECAAEAPVGAFEPAADLAEQPAVAIYTSGSTGRPKASLIPHRAVASRLKALQRAHGLGEDDRMLHHTACSFDMFLIEVYWPLITGATIVIAAPGRQRDADYLARMIREADITTFYCVVSLLDLFLLARGPQERFDGLRRVLTGGEPLGPELVRRFHARSTAPLTNLYGPSECTIYCTAWVPPRDTELDTVYIGPAIEDTTLRILDEDGRPVADGEPGELYIGGAGLALGYLDRPELTAERFVPDHLGDPGDLLYRSGDLVRSHPVGGLEFLGRVDLQVKVRGYRIELGEIEAAALRVPGVRQAAAVACGSGGEARLVGFLVVEPGTDPRAMTAAVHAALRSALPGYMVPAALTVLPELPLTANGKLDRTLLAERALTALPATTALETPAGEAGEVEKLVADVWCEVLGLPAIGLHDDFFDIGGDSFKVIRVTRKLEKLLGFEVPMHLVFDEPTVAEFSAALAERHEEEQ, from the coding sequence ATGGCCACCCTTCTCGAACCGGCCGACGACCGGCTCGACACCCTGCTGTTGAGACGGTGGGACGACGCCCCCGAGCGGATCGCCGTCGTCGACGGCGACCGGGAGATCACCGCGGGCGAACTCCGGGACCGCTGCCTGCGGGTCGCCTCGCTGCTGCGGCGGCGGGGGGCGCGTCCCGGAGACCGGGTGGCGGTCTACGTGGAGCGCTCCGCGGAGTTCGTGACGGGCGTGAGCGGTGTGGTCCTCGCCGGCGCCGCCCAGGTGGCGTTCGACGCGAACGACCCGGTGGAACGCACCCTCGACATGTTGGCCGACTGCCGGCCCCGGCTGCTGATCACCACCGAGGCCCTCCGGTCCCGGCTCCCCGCCGGGCTCGACGTCGAGGTGGTGACGGTCGAGGAGTGCGCGGCCGAGGCGCCGGTCGGCGCGTTCGAACCGGCCGCCGACCTGGCCGAGCAGCCCGCGGTGGCCATCTACACCTCCGGCTCCACCGGCCGCCCCAAGGCGTCGCTCATCCCGCACCGGGCGGTCGCCAGTCGCCTGAAGGCGCTCCAGCGCGCCCACGGGCTGGGCGAGGACGACCGGATGCTGCACCACACCGCGTGCAGCTTCGACATGTTCCTCATCGAGGTGTACTGGCCACTGATCACCGGTGCCACGATCGTGATCGCCGCTCCGGGGCGCCAACGCGACGCCGACTACCTCGCGCGGATGATCCGCGAGGCGGACATCACCACCTTCTACTGCGTGGTCTCCCTGCTCGACCTGTTCCTGCTGGCCCGCGGCCCGCAGGAGCGTTTCGACGGGCTGCGCCGGGTCCTGACAGGCGGGGAGCCGCTCGGCCCCGAGCTGGTCCGCCGCTTCCACGCGCGGTCCACCGCGCCGCTCACCAACCTGTACGGGCCGAGCGAGTGCACGATCTACTGCACGGCGTGGGTCCCGCCCCGGGACACGGAGTTGGACACCGTGTACATCGGCCCGGCCATCGAGGACACCACACTGCGGATCCTCGACGAGGACGGCCGTCCGGTGGCCGACGGGGAGCCGGGCGAGCTGTACATAGGGGGCGCCGGTCTCGCCCTGGGCTACCTCGACCGGCCCGAGCTGACGGCCGAGCGGTTCGTCCCGGACCACCTCGGCGATCCCGGGGACCTGCTCTACCGTTCCGGGGACCTCGTGCGGAGCCACCCGGTGGGCGGGCTGGAGTTCCTCGGCCGGGTGGACCTCCAGGTGAAGGTGCGGGGCTACCGCATCGAGCTCGGTGAGATCGAGGCCGCCGCCCTGCGCGTCCCCGGGGTCCGCCAGGCGGCCGCGGTCGCGTGCGGGTCCGGCGGCGAGGCGCGCCTGGTCGGCTTCCTGGTCGTCGAGCCGGGCACCGACCCGCGGGCCATGACCGCCGCCGTCCACGCGGCACTGCGTTCCGCGCTCCCGGGGTACATGGTTCCCGCCGCCCTCACCGTGCTGCCGGAGCTGCCGCTGACCGCCAACGGCAAGCTCGACCGGACCCTGCTGGCGGAGCGGGCCCTCACGGCGCTGCCCGCCACCACCGCGCTGGAGACGCCCGCCGGGGAGGCGGGCGAAGTGGAGAAGCTCGTCGCCGACGTCTGGTGCGAGGTGCTCGGCCTGCCGGCGATCGGCCTGCACGACGACTTCTTCGACATCGGCGGGGACTCCTTCAAGGTGATCCGTGTGACCCGGAAGTTGGAGAAACTGCTCGGCTTCGAGGTGCCGATGCACCTGGTGTTCGACGAGCCCACCGTCGCGGAGTTCAGCGCCGCCCTCGCCGAGCGGCACGAGGAGGAACAGTGA